One region of Salvia miltiorrhiza cultivar Shanhuang (shh) chromosome 3, IMPLAD_Smil_shh, whole genome shotgun sequence genomic DNA includes:
- the LOC131014921 gene encoding uncharacterized protein LOC131014921, giving the protein MAAAILACNNFPQLKLHLSSPSHFIARASRFRGKPNFSSLPHMTINGISNSQYGRASEGSGSFGYGGGKIYRRLGSCLVIPPTKGRKPKALVKFLGGAFIGAVPEVTYSYLLGLLAEEGYLIISVPYNVTFDHEQVTREIYQRFHTCLDSILSTGLPDCGISAADIADLPFYSVGHSNGALLQVLTGSYFCEKIPKANAIISYNNKSASEAVPYFEQLGPVVKQMMPVIETSPMYSVAQSFSDGWKTLIDLAERVVPDYDPESTVSLTKFVDQLPSVFNQVAQGTSEFKPAPAENLDCFKKLYNIQHTLLVKFDTDAIDETDLLEETLKPRVESFGGKLEKVVLRGTHITPCIQEPKWQVGEVYTPADAIAQGLKAISLNEIRVLSRTITNFFCSLE; this is encoded by the exons ATGGCGGCCGCCATTCTCGCCTGCAATAACTTCCCCCAACTCAAACTCCATTTATCATCTCCCTCTCATTTCATCGCTCGCGCTTCTCGCTTCCGTGGGAAACCCAATTTCTCGTCCTTGCCGCACATGACGATCAACGGCATCTCAAATTCCCAATACGGTAGGGCATCCGAAGGTTCTGGAAGCTTCGGGTACGGAGGCGGTAAGATTTACCGGCGGCTCGGCTCTTGTCTGGTGATACCTCCGACGAAAGGCAGAAAGCCGAAGGCTCTCGTCAAATTTTTGGGCGGCGCTTTCATCGGCGCCGTGCCCGAAGTTACGTACAG TTATCTGCTGGGGCTGTTGGCGGAGGAAGGTTATTTGATTATATCTGTTCCCTACAATGTCACTTTTGATCATGAACAAGTTACAAGGGAGATCTACCAGCGTTTCCATACTTGTTTGGATTCGATTTTGAGCACTGGATTGCCTGATTGTGGGATTTCAGCTGCTGATATAGCTGATCTCCCGTTTTATTCCGTTGGGCATAG CAATGGCGCACTTCTTCAAGTGCTTACGGGTAGTTATTTCTGCGAGAAGATTCCTAAG GCCAATGCAATCATATCGTATAACAACAAGTCAGCATCAGAAGCAGTTCCTTATTTTGAGCAG TTGGGGCCTGTAGTCAAGCAAATGATGCCGGTGATTGAGACATCTCCTATGTATTCAGTGGCTCAAAGTTTCTCAG ATGGTTGGAAAACTCTAATAGACTTAGCTGAAAGAGTAGTTCCTGACTATGATCCTGAATCTACCGTGTCATTGACCAAGTTTGTCGATCAGCTGCCCTCAGTATTTAATCAG GTTGCTCAAGGGACTTCTGAGTTCAAGCCGGCTCCTGCAGAGAATCTCGACTGTTTCAAGAAGTTATATAACATTCAACACACGCTACTG GTTAAGTTTGACACGGACGCAATTGACGAGACTGATCTCCTAGAAGAGACCCTAAAACCCCGTGTTGAGTCTTTTGGTGGAAAACTAGAGAAGGTCGTTCTACGTGGTACCCATATAACTCCATGTATACAG GAGCCAAAGTGGCAAGTAGGGGAGGTGTACACGCCAGCGGACGCGATTGCTCAAGGGCTTAAAGCTATATCCCTTAATGAGATCAGAGTCCTGTCTAGAACAATCACTAACTTCTTCTGCAGCCTTGAATAA
- the LOC131014889 gene encoding LOW QUALITY PROTEIN: beta-amylase 8 (The sequence of the model RefSeq protein was modified relative to this genomic sequence to represent the inferred CDS: deleted 4 bases in 4 codons): protein MNTNANTMNHCFAAAAQDLDPQPPPPPATSTSTQPYHTQPQPQRRLRGFAATNSNSTATAPIKSRKERDKEKERTKLRERHRRAITSRMLAGLRQYGNFPLPARADMNDVIAALAREAGWTVEPDGTTYRQTRPAPSMQPQSQPPPISHFNSIQQNNSNASNVGVNPVRSVESPLYSGALRNCSVRSSVDCQPSTLRVDENLSPTSLDSVVAERDAKLDKYSSASAIDSLECLKAGQLVQDVHCREHGNGLPETSYIPVYVRLATGSINNFCQLMDPEGVKEELQHLRSLNVDGVVVDCWWGIVEAWTPKKYEWAGYREMFNIIQEFGMKLQVVMAFHEYGGPDTGGIFISLPQWVLEIGKNNQDIFFTDREGRRNTECLSWGIDKERVLKGRTGIEIYFDFMRSFRTEFDDLFTEGLISAVEVGLGASGELKYPSFSERMGWRYPGIGEFQCHDKYLLQNLQRAAKLRGHSFWARAPDNAGYYNSKPHETGFFCDSGDYDSYYGRFFLHWYTQVLIDHADNVLSLASLAFEDVQIVVKIPAVYWWYKTSSHAAELTAGFYNPSNQDGYAPLFEVLKKHSVTMKFVISGFQASYPEIDEALSDPVGLNWQVLNSGWDRGLTVAGQNAVPCYNRDGFMRLVETARPRDHPDRRHFSFFVFQQPSPLIQRTICFSEIDYFVKSMHGEISN from the exons ATGAACACCAACGCCAACACAATGAACCACTGTTTCGCCGCGGCGGCACAGGATCTTGATCCacaaccgccgccgccgccggccacCAGCACCTCCACCCAACCGTACCACACGCAACCCCAGCCCCAGCGCCGCCTTCGCGGCTTTGCCGCCACAAACTCCAACAGCACCGCAACCGCTCCGATAAAAAGCAGGAAAGAGAGAGATAAGGAGAAGGAGCGGACGAAGCTTCGAGAGCGTCACCGTAGA GCCATCACCAGCCGAATGCTCGCCGGTCTCCGGCAGTAC GGGAATTTCCCCCTCCCGGCGCGCGCCGACATGAATGACGTCATCGCCGCACTCGCTCGGGAGGCCGGGTGGACC GTTGAACCCGACGGCACTACTTACAGACAGACG CGCCCTGCTCCATCAATGCAGCCGCAATCGCAGCCTCCTCCTATCTCTCATTTCAATTCCATTcaacaaaataatagtaatgcCTCTAATGTG GGTGTAAATCCagttcgctcagttgaaagtcCATTATATTCTGGTGCTTTGAGAAATTGCTCTGTGAGGTCTTCAGTTGATTGTCAGCCTTCAACTCTCAGAGTTGATGAGAATTTGTCACCAACATCCCTTGATTCAGTTGTCGCAGAGAGGGATGCGAAGCTTGACAAATATTCAAGTGCCAGTGCCATCGACTCCCTTGAATGTTTGAAGGCAGGCCAG CTTGTGCAAGATGTTCACTGCAGGGAGCATGGAAATGGTCTTCCTGAAACCTCTTATATCCCTGTTTATGTGAGGCTGGCA ACTGGCTCAATCAACAATTTCTGCCAGTTGATGGATCCTGAAGGTGTTAAAGAGGAATTACAGCATCTGAGGTCTTTAAATGTTGATGGTGTTGTCGTAGATTGTTGGTGGGGAATCGTTGAAGCTTGGACACCAAAGAAGTATGAGTGGGCAGGATACAGGGAAATGTTTAACATTATCCAAGAGTTTGGGATGAAATTGCAG GTGGTAATGGCATTTCATGAATATGGAGGACCTGATACGGGTGGAATATTTATATCCCTCCCTCAATGGGTATTGGAGATCGGTAAAAACAATCAGGATATATTCTTCACAGATCGTGAAGGAAGAAGAAATACTGAGTGCCTTTCATGGGGCATTGACAAGGAACGAGTACTTAAAGGAAGAACTGGCATTGAG ATCTATTTTGACTTCATGAGAAGCTTCCGAACTGAGTTTGACGACTTATTCACCGAGGGCCTCATTTCTGCTGTTGAAGTTGGGCTAGGAGCTTCTGGAGAGCTGAAGTACCCTTCATTTTCAGAAAGGATGGGGTGGAGATATCCGGGTATTGGTGAGTTTCAG TGTCATGACAAATATTTGTTGCAAAATCTCCAAAGAGCTGCAAAACTCCGTGGACACTCATTCTGGGCCCGGGCCCCTGACAATGCTGGTTATTATAATTCTAAACCACACGAGACCGGGTTCTTCTGTGACAGTGGTGATTATGACAGCTACTATGGACGCTTCTTCCTGCATTGGTATACTCAGGTCTTAATAGATCACGCTGATAACGTTTTGTCCCTGGCAAGTCTTGCCTTTGAGGATGTACAGATAGTCGTCAAG ATTCCAGCAGTTTACTGGTGGTACAAGACAAGTAGCCATGCCGCGGAGCTCACCGCTGGCTTCTACAACCCTTCTAACCAGGACGGATATGCTCCATTGTTTGAAGTGCTGAAAAAGCACTCAGTCACGATGAAATTTGTTATCTCAGGATTTCAGGCTTCGTATCCGGAGATTGATGAAGCACTGTCGGACCCCGTGGGCCTGAACTGGCAG GTTCTTAACTCAGGTTGGGACAGAGGGCTTACTGTTGCTGGGCAGAATGCTGTACCGTGCTACAACAGAGATGGATTCATGAGGCTGGTCGAGACAGCAAGGCCGAGAGACCACCCTGACCGCAGACActtttccttcttcgtcttccaaCAACCTTCGCCTTTGATCCAAAGAACCATATGCTTCTCAGAGATTGATTACTTCGTTAAAAGCATGCACG GAGAGATCAGTAACTAA
- the LOC131014929 gene encoding alkylated DNA repair protein ALKBH8 homolog, producing the protein MGLPRFTSPKGGEDESSPHLYVANCGPAVGFSHETIASVFGMYGEVEGVCAADESGTRVIVSYHDKSSSQAAMKALNRRPCSSLGGRTLHIQYAVQSLGKVNNTASVPVSTSASDLDIPGLHLMHDFVTPQEEQELLAAVDDRPWHRLAKRRVQHYGYEFCYDIRNVNTNQYMGELPPFMSPVLERIRSFQALGRAADTSLDQLTVNEYPPGVGLSPHVDTHSAFEELIFSLSLAGPCIMEFRKYTTGAWQENSTSSSDLENQIPEKNLNFIKKALYLPPRSLLLMSGEARYAWHHYIPHHKVDKVNDSLIRRGARRVSFTLRKVRQGPCRCEFPQYCDSQR; encoded by the exons ATGGGTTTGCCAAGATTTACAAGCCCTAAGGGAGGGGAAGATGAGTCCAGTCCTCACCTCTATGTGGCTAACTGTGGGCCTGCGGTTGGATTTTCACATGAAACTATTGCATCTGTATTTGGTATGTACGGAGAAGTCGAGGGTGTCTGTGCTGCTGACGAGAGTGGGACGCGTGTAATTGTCTCCTATCATGATAAGAGCAGTTCACAGGCAGCCATGAAAGCACTGAATAGGCGTCCGTGTTCTAGTCTTGGAGGTCGTACCTTGCACATTCAGTATGCTGTACAATCACTTGGTAAG GTGAACAACACTGCTTCAGTTCCAGTTTCGACATCAGCCTCGGATTTGGACATTCCTGGACTTCACTTGATGCACGACTTTGTCACTCCTCAGGAAGAGCAA GAATTGCTTGCGGCTGTGGATGATAGGCCATGGCATCGTCTAGCCAAAAGAAGAGTTCAACACTACGGATACGAGTTTTGCTATGAT ATAAGGAATGTCAATACTAATCAATACATGGGTGAGCTTCCACCCTTCATGTCTCCTGTACTCGAAAGGATCAGATCGTTTCAAGCACTTGGTCGTGCTGCAGATACGTCTCTAGATCAACTAACG GTGAATGAGTACCCGCCCGGGGTTGGTTTGTCCCCACACGTAGACACCCATTCTGCGTTTGAAGAGCTAATTTTCAGCCTCTCGCTAGCGGGGCCGTGCATCATGGAATTCAGAAAGTATACAACCGGAGCGTGGCAGGAAAATTCGACCTCAAGTTCTGATCTGGAGAATCAGATACCTGAGAAGAACTTAAATTTTATAAAGAAGGCTCTTTATCTTCCTCCTCGATCACTGTTGTTGATGTCTGGAGAGGCTCGATATGCGTGGCATCATTACATTCCACACCACAAG GTGGACAAAGTGAACGACAGTTTGATCCGTCGTGGTGCGAGGAGAGTGTCGTTTACATTGCGCAAG GTCCGGCAAGGCCCTTGCCGATGCGAATTCCCTCAATACTGTGATTCACAGAGATAG
- the LOC131014902 gene encoding rop guanine nucleotide exchange factor 14 isoform X1, translated as MIMRRRLACCTRDMRDLSIDFDEQERIMTYNGLESCIHSFDNESGTSRGDGCVTDSYDEDDSSCSSSTNAFGSFSSLWTIMKKDDQCQDEWNFTATPRRVLAKEKPQQTSQFSDVETMKEKFAKLLLGEDITGGKKGVSTALALSNAINNLAASVFGELWKLEPLPEERKSKWQREMDWLLAPTNYMVELVPAKQNDANGRTLEIMTPKARADIHVNLPALRKLDSMLIETLDSMVNTEFWYAEVGSRAEGRSRSAGQSMRWWLPSPRVPTVGLSEIERKRLLHQGKLIFQVFKAAKAINESVLAEMPIPTTIRDALPKSGKASLGEELYKILTAECLSTEDMISCLNLKSEHGALEAINRLEAAIFAWKERVAEQGNGKSPIRTSWSFVKDPLSELDKTEFLMNRAELLVLQLKSKYPNLPQTFLDVTKIQYGKDVGHSILEAYSRVVSNLAFSILSRLGDILQEDIVSNPNSPVAMSHLVGARIPGISDSPMLDRVRHSLIHQLNTVEVKSCNSGETNNVSEVDEAKISSVSATPSRSRVWCIGKEACHSLSAQNSP; from the exons ATGATCATGAGGAGGAGATTAGCTTGTTGTACGAGAGACATGAGAGATTTGAGCATCGACTTTGATGAACAAGAAA GGATAATGACGTATAATGGTCTCGAGAGCTGCATTCATTCTTTTGATAATGAAAGTGGCACCAGTAGAGGGGATGGTTGTGTTACTGACTCCTATGATGAGGACGATTCGAGCTGCTCGTCCAGCACTAATGCTTTCGGATCGTTCTCCTCTCTCTGGACGATAATGAAGAAAGACGATCAGTGTCAAGATGAGTGGAACTTCACAGCAACCCCTCGACGTGTCCTTGCAAAAGAAAAGCCACAGCAGACCAGCCAATTCTCAGATGTCGAAACAATGAAAGAGAAGTTTGCTAAGCTGTTGCTCGGGGAGGATATTACCGGAGGGAAAAAGGGCGTTTCCACCGCATTAGCACTGTCGAATGCTATCAATAATCTAGCAG CTTCTGTCTTTGGTGAGCTTTGGAAGTTGGAGCCGTTGCCGGAGGAGAGGAAGAGCAAATGGCAAAGGGAAATGGATTGGCTGCTCGCCCCAACGAACTATATGGTCGAGCTGGTTCCTGCAAAGCAAAACGACGCTAATGGCCGGACATTAGAG ATAATGACCCCAAAAGCTCGAGCAGACATCCACGTTAATCTTCCTGCGCTACGGAAATTGGATTCTATGCTCATT GAAACCCTCGATTCAATGGTGAACACCGAGTTCTGGTATGCTGAGGTGGGCAGCCGAGCTGAAGGAAGGAGCCGGAGCGCTGGACAGAGCATGCGGTGGTGGCTTCCTTCCCCGCGAGTGCCCACAGTCGGCCTCTCCGAGATAGAAAGAAAGAGATTGCTGCATCAGGGCAAATTGATCTTTCAAGTGTTCAAAGCTGCCAAAGCCATCAACGAGAGCGTCTTGGCTGAGATGCCGATCCCCACCACCATCAGAGACGCGCTCCCAAAG TCGGGGAAGGCGAGCCTCGGAGAGGAACTGTACAAAATACTGACTGCAGAGTGTCTGTCTACCGAGGATATGATCAGCTGTCTGAACCTGAAATCCGAACACGGTGCTCTCGAAGCCATCAACCGGCTGGAAGCCGCTATATTCGCATGGAAAGAGAGGGTGGCGGAGCAAGGCAACGGCAAGTCCCCCATTCGAACGTCGTGGTCTTTCGTTAAAGATCCCTTGTCCGAACTCGATAAGACGGAGTTCTTGATGAACCGGGCCGAGCTACTAGTGCTGCAGCTCAAGAGCAAGTATCCAAATCTTCCTCAGACATTCCTAGATGTCACAAAAATCCAATATGGGAAG GATGTGGGGCACTCGATTCTTGAAGCATACTCCCGAGTTGTATCCAACTTAGCATTCAGCATTCTGTCACGGCTAGGAGACATTCTGCAGGAAGACATTGTGAGCAATCCCAACTCGCCGGTGGCAATGTCGCATCTCGTCGGAGCCAGAATCCCGGGGATCTCGGACAGCCCGATGCTCGACCGCGTCAGGCACTCCCTCATCCATCAGTTGAACACCGTGGAAGTGAAATCTTGCAACTCCGGCGAGACCAACAACGTCTCTGAAGTCGACGAAGCTAAGATTAGCTCGGTGAGCGCGACGCCGAGCCGGAGCCGGGTTTGGTGCATCGGCAAAGAGGCTTGCCACAGTTTGTCTGCTCAGAATTCTCCTTGA
- the LOC131014902 gene encoding rop guanine nucleotide exchange factor 14 isoform X2, whose amino-acid sequence MTYNGLESCIHSFDNESGTSRGDGCVTDSYDEDDSSCSSSTNAFGSFSSLWTIMKKDDQCQDEWNFTATPRRVLAKEKPQQTSQFSDVETMKEKFAKLLLGEDITGGKKGVSTALALSNAINNLAASVFGELWKLEPLPEERKSKWQREMDWLLAPTNYMVELVPAKQNDANGRTLEIMTPKARADIHVNLPALRKLDSMLIETLDSMVNTEFWYAEVGSRAEGRSRSAGQSMRWWLPSPRVPTVGLSEIERKRLLHQGKLIFQVFKAAKAINESVLAEMPIPTTIRDALPKSGKASLGEELYKILTAECLSTEDMISCLNLKSEHGALEAINRLEAAIFAWKERVAEQGNGKSPIRTSWSFVKDPLSELDKTEFLMNRAELLVLQLKSKYPNLPQTFLDVTKIQYGKDVGHSILEAYSRVVSNLAFSILSRLGDILQEDIVSNPNSPVAMSHLVGARIPGISDSPMLDRVRHSLIHQLNTVEVKSCNSGETNNVSEVDEAKISSVSATPSRSRVWCIGKEACHSLSAQNSP is encoded by the exons ATGACGTATAATGGTCTCGAGAGCTGCATTCATTCTTTTGATAATGAAAGTGGCACCAGTAGAGGGGATGGTTGTGTTACTGACTCCTATGATGAGGACGATTCGAGCTGCTCGTCCAGCACTAATGCTTTCGGATCGTTCTCCTCTCTCTGGACGATAATGAAGAAAGACGATCAGTGTCAAGATGAGTGGAACTTCACAGCAACCCCTCGACGTGTCCTTGCAAAAGAAAAGCCACAGCAGACCAGCCAATTCTCAGATGTCGAAACAATGAAAGAGAAGTTTGCTAAGCTGTTGCTCGGGGAGGATATTACCGGAGGGAAAAAGGGCGTTTCCACCGCATTAGCACTGTCGAATGCTATCAATAATCTAGCAG CTTCTGTCTTTGGTGAGCTTTGGAAGTTGGAGCCGTTGCCGGAGGAGAGGAAGAGCAAATGGCAAAGGGAAATGGATTGGCTGCTCGCCCCAACGAACTATATGGTCGAGCTGGTTCCTGCAAAGCAAAACGACGCTAATGGCCGGACATTAGAG ATAATGACCCCAAAAGCTCGAGCAGACATCCACGTTAATCTTCCTGCGCTACGGAAATTGGATTCTATGCTCATT GAAACCCTCGATTCAATGGTGAACACCGAGTTCTGGTATGCTGAGGTGGGCAGCCGAGCTGAAGGAAGGAGCCGGAGCGCTGGACAGAGCATGCGGTGGTGGCTTCCTTCCCCGCGAGTGCCCACAGTCGGCCTCTCCGAGATAGAAAGAAAGAGATTGCTGCATCAGGGCAAATTGATCTTTCAAGTGTTCAAAGCTGCCAAAGCCATCAACGAGAGCGTCTTGGCTGAGATGCCGATCCCCACCACCATCAGAGACGCGCTCCCAAAG TCGGGGAAGGCGAGCCTCGGAGAGGAACTGTACAAAATACTGACTGCAGAGTGTCTGTCTACCGAGGATATGATCAGCTGTCTGAACCTGAAATCCGAACACGGTGCTCTCGAAGCCATCAACCGGCTGGAAGCCGCTATATTCGCATGGAAAGAGAGGGTGGCGGAGCAAGGCAACGGCAAGTCCCCCATTCGAACGTCGTGGTCTTTCGTTAAAGATCCCTTGTCCGAACTCGATAAGACGGAGTTCTTGATGAACCGGGCCGAGCTACTAGTGCTGCAGCTCAAGAGCAAGTATCCAAATCTTCCTCAGACATTCCTAGATGTCACAAAAATCCAATATGGGAAG GATGTGGGGCACTCGATTCTTGAAGCATACTCCCGAGTTGTATCCAACTTAGCATTCAGCATTCTGTCACGGCTAGGAGACATTCTGCAGGAAGACATTGTGAGCAATCCCAACTCGCCGGTGGCAATGTCGCATCTCGTCGGAGCCAGAATCCCGGGGATCTCGGACAGCCCGATGCTCGACCGCGTCAGGCACTCCCTCATCCATCAGTTGAACACCGTGGAAGTGAAATCTTGCAACTCCGGCGAGACCAACAACGTCTCTGAAGTCGACGAAGCTAAGATTAGCTCGGTGAGCGCGACGCCGAGCCGGAGCCGGGTTTGGTGCATCGGCAAAGAGGCTTGCCACAGTTTGTCTGCTCAGAATTCTCCTTGA